Genomic DNA from Paracoccus sp. MBLB3053:
TTGCCCTCGCCCCCCTTAAGGCTGACATATCGCGGAATGGGCAGGTTCGTCACCGCGCCGCGCGTCGGGTCCCTTTCCCCGTCGCGATGGCGACTGATTTCCGCATCAGCGGAAACGCCCGGGATTTCCTTGGCCGCAAGCGCCTCGCCTGGGTCGGTCGCCTGGGCCAAGGCTGCGCCCGCGATGCATGTCCATAGGGCCAAGGCTGTTGTCCCCGGCCAAACATGTCTGTGAAACATCTGCCCGTCCTGTCCTTCCGGGGTCTTGTGCCTGCCCCTCAACGAAGGCACTTTGCCAAAAGCCGCCTCATATGGGAAGACGGCTCGAAGGGCAGGAGGGGCGCGATGTCGGGAACCGGTTCGGTGCGCACGCGGCTGAAGGTAACGGTCACTCGGCGGCTTCCCGAGGCAGTCGAGACTCGGATGTCCGAATTGTTCGATGTCTCGCTGAGCGTGGAAGATCGGAAGATGTCGCGCGGTGAGCTTGTCGCCGCCATGCAGGCAAGTGACGTTCTGGTGCCCACCGTCACCGACCGGATCGACGCGGAAATGCTGGCCGATGCGGGCGATCGCCTTCAGCTTATCGCGAATTATGGCGCCGGGGTGGACCATCTGGACGTCATCGCCGCGCGCCAGAGGGGGATCCATATCTCGAACACGCCGGGCGTGGTGACCGAGGATACGGCGGACATGACCATGGCCCTGATCCTCGCCGTGACCCGCCGCATGCCTGAAGGCATGGCCGAGATGCAGGAGGGGCGCTGGAAGGGCTGGTCGCCCACAAGCCATCTGGGCGGGCGGATCGGTGGACGGCGGCTCGGCATCCTGGGCATGGGGCGGATCGGCCAGGCGGTCGCGCGCCGCGCCCGCGCCTTTGGCATGCAGGTGCACTACCACAATCGCAGGCGTCTGCGCGCCGAGATCGAAACGGCGCTTGAGGCGACCTGGTGGGAAAGCCTGGACCAGATGCTGACGCGCGTGGATATCGTCAGCGTGAATGCACCGCATACACCCGCGACATTCCACCTGCTGAATGCAAGACGTCTCAAGCTGCTCAAGCCGACAGCGGTCATCGTGAACACATCGCGCGGCGAGGTGATCGACGAGAACGCGCTGACCCGCATGTTGCGCGCGGGCGAAATCGCGGGCGCGGGGCTGGATGTCTTCGAACACGGCCACGAGATCAATCCCCGGCTGCGTGAGTTGCCGAATGTCGTGCTTTTGCCACATATGGGTTCGGCCACCGTCGAGGGCCGCGCCGAGATGGGCGAAAAGGTGATCATCAACATCAAGGCTTTCGCCGATGGTCATATCCCACCGGATCTTGTT
This window encodes:
- a CDS encoding 2-hydroxyacid dehydrogenase, whose product is MSGTGSVRTRLKVTVTRRLPEAVETRMSELFDVSLSVEDRKMSRGELVAAMQASDVLVPTVTDRIDAEMLADAGDRLQLIANYGAGVDHLDVIAARQRGIHISNTPGVVTEDTADMTMALILAVTRRMPEGMAEMQEGRWKGWSPTSHLGGRIGGRRLGILGMGRIGQAVARRARAFGMQVHYHNRRRLRAEIETALEATWWESLDQMLTRVDIVSVNAPHTPATFHLLNARRLKLLKPTAVIVNTSRGEVIDENALTRMLRAGEIAGAGLDVFEHGHEINPRLRELPNVVLLPHMGSATVEGRAEMGEKVIINIKAFADGHIPPDLVLPSML